One Nostoc sp. UHCC 0302 DNA window includes the following coding sequences:
- the msrB gene encoding peptide-methionine (R)-S-oxide reductase MsrB encodes MDKRYFLEASAVIVGTALLSRYINWGSEDMTTSNEKFEITKPEEEWQTILTPEQFRVLRKHGTERAHTSPLDKEYNPGTFLCAGCGQPLFTSDTKFNSGTGWPSFFKPIEGAIATTVDKSFFMSRTEVHCSRCGGHLGHVFNDGPAPTGERYCMNGVSLKFTPA; translated from the coding sequence ATGGACAAACGTTATTTTTTAGAAGCTAGTGCAGTAATAGTTGGCACAGCATTGTTATCACGTTATATCAATTGGGGTTCAGAAGACATGACAACTTCTAACGAGAAATTTGAAATTACTAAACCTGAAGAAGAGTGGCAGACAATTCTGACACCAGAACAGTTTCGGGTATTGCGTAAACATGGTACAGAGCGCGCTCATACCAGCCCACTAGATAAGGAATATAATCCAGGTACTTTTCTATGCGCTGGGTGTGGACAGCCTTTGTTTACATCTGACACCAAATTTAATAGTGGTACTGGCTGGCCTAGCTTTTTTAAGCCCATTGAAGGCGCGATCGCAACTACTGTAGATAAGTCGTTTTTTATGAGCAGAACAGAAGTACATTGTAGTCGCTGTGGTGGACATCTCGGTCATGTGTTTAACGACGGCCCTGCACCCACTGGCGAACGCTACTGTATGAATGGTGTCTCACTGAAGTTTACTCCTGCATAA
- a CDS encoding anion transporter produces MIVLRAIVIGLTYIGLGLGYLPGLRMNRASIALVGASLLIALGVLDLKEAWQAIDYKTLIFLFGMMVISTNLAYSGFFQLTLDTVIRFARSPLGLLIVLTFGSGILSAFFLNDTIALILTPLTLSLAQTLKLNPIPYLLALAGATNLGSVATLSGNPQNILIGSFSGISYLDFAKSLTPLALVSLLIQVGLLWWLYPEVRSTKSCLSATSIRYRVYKPLLTKSLLITGGLLIAFLIGIPLAQSTIVAAGLMFITRRIKPQRILNKVDWDLLVMFSGLFIVTAGVEKLGILNLFSGFVHTPLSILGVTALLSNLVSNVPAVLLLQHLIPHPDTKTWLLLAAGSTLAGNLTLLGSVANLIVAEAVAKLGYQLSFWEHLRFGLPLTALTLILAYWWI; encoded by the coding sequence ATGATTGTTTTGAGAGCGATCGTTATTGGGCTGACTTATATAGGTTTGGGTTTAGGGTATCTACCTGGTTTGCGAATGAATCGAGCTAGTATTGCTCTAGTTGGTGCATCTTTGCTAATTGCATTAGGAGTTTTAGACCTTAAAGAAGCATGGCAAGCCATAGACTATAAAACGCTGATTTTCTTGTTCGGCATGATGGTAATCAGCACAAACTTGGCTTACTCTGGTTTTTTTCAACTGACACTTGATACAGTTATACGCTTTGCCCGCAGTCCCTTGGGTTTACTAATTGTTTTAACTTTTGGCAGTGGAATTCTCTCAGCTTTTTTTCTGAATGATACCATTGCCTTAATTCTGACTCCTTTGACTCTAAGCTTAGCCCAAACACTAAAACTCAATCCTATTCCTTACTTACTTGCTTTAGCAGGAGCCACAAATCTTGGTTCAGTAGCAACATTAAGTGGTAATCCTCAAAACATTCTTATTGGTTCCTTTTCTGGTATCAGCTATCTCGATTTTGCTAAATCTTTGACACCCTTAGCACTAGTAAGTTTATTAATCCAGGTGGGATTGTTGTGGTGGCTTTATCCTGAAGTTCGTTCTACCAAATCTTGTTTAAGTGCAACCTCTATACGCTACCGTGTCTACAAACCGCTACTTACTAAAAGCCTCTTGATAACTGGAGGATTATTAATAGCATTCTTAATTGGCATACCCTTAGCCCAATCAACAATAGTAGCTGCTGGCTTAATGTTCATTACTAGGCGAATCAAACCACAACGAATTTTAAATAAAGTGGATTGGGACTTACTAGTGATGTTTTCTGGGCTATTTATTGTCACCGCTGGAGTGGAAAAGTTAGGAATATTGAATTTATTTAGTGGCTTCGTTCATACTCCTTTGAGCATATTAGGAGTTACGGCTCTTCTCTCAAATTTAGTTTCTAATGTTCCGGCAGTATTGCTACTGCAACATTTAATTCCTCATCCTGACACGAAAACTTGGTTACTATTAGCAGCAGGCTCTACCTTGGCAGGTAATCTAACTCTGTTAGGTTCAGTTGCTAATTTAATTGTTGCTGAGGCTGTTGCTAAACTCGGCTATCAGCTATCATTTTGGGAACATTTACGTTTTGGTTTACCGTTAACTGCGCTAACTCTCATCCTCGCTTATTGGTGGATTTAG
- a CDS encoding MgtC/SapB family protein: MGLMFITANDWLHILFRLTLALLVGCMIGFNRQQGGRPAGMRTFMLVSMGAAIFVMIPLQVEGDSPYAAINALSRTIQGVATGVGFLGAGLILQESPRKSAIPKVRGLTTAACIWTAAGLGAAIGCGLWQMGLLGGLLTLITLSGVKRLSRSFMSLIGQGKQRNTQEIKTTSEDSDDE, encoded by the coding sequence ATGGGGCTAATGTTTATTACTGCCAATGATTGGCTACATATATTATTCAGATTGACTTTGGCGCTCTTAGTGGGTTGCATGATTGGCTTTAACCGTCAGCAAGGGGGTAGACCTGCGGGGATGAGGACATTTATGCTGGTTAGTATGGGAGCAGCAATATTCGTAATGATTCCTTTGCAAGTTGAGGGCGATAGTCCCTATGCTGCTATCAATGCACTGAGTCGGACAATTCAAGGTGTAGCTACTGGAGTAGGATTTCTCGGAGCCGGATTAATTTTACAAGAATCTCCCAGAAAATCTGCGATACCAAAAGTGCGAGGTTTAACTACAGCTGCCTGCATTTGGACTGCCGCCGGTTTGGGAGCGGCGATTGGTTGTGGACTGTGGCAAATGGGATTATTGGGAGGGCTACTAACCCTGATTACCTTAAGTGGAGTAAAACGGCTGAGTCGCTCATTTATGTCTCTGATAGGTCAAGGTAAACAGAGAAATACTCAGGAGATAAAAACTACCTCTGAGGATTCTGATGATGAATAA
- the ssuD gene encoding FMNH2-dependent alkanesulfonate monooxygenase — protein MQLLWFIPTHGDGRYLATATGGRAVSFAYLRQIAQAVDDLGYTGALLPTGRSCEDAWIVASTLVSLTRQMRFLVAIRPGLVSPGVAARMAATFDRLSGGRLLINVVTGGDPVELAGDGLHLGHDDRYELTDEFLTVWRAIASGEQANLQGDYFNIQDGKLLFPPVQKPHPPLWFGGSSPIAQKIAAKHVDVYLTWGEPPAQVAEKIATVRRLAEAEGRTLRFGIRLHVIVRETESEAWDAANQLIRYVDDEAIAKAQKAYARMDSVGQRRMTQLHKGDREALEISPNLWAGVGLVRGGAGTALVGDPQTVAARILEYADLGIESFILSGYPHLEEAYRVAELLFPHLPLENLPAVEQQHVLSPFGEIVANQDFPNQSKEKATSIS, from the coding sequence ATGCAGCTACTATGGTTCATCCCAACCCACGGCGACGGACGCTACCTTGCAACTGCCACAGGTGGAAGAGCAGTGAGCTTTGCCTATCTGCGGCAAATTGCCCAAGCGGTGGATGACCTTGGCTATACAGGGGCATTACTACCTACAGGTCGCTCTTGTGAGGATGCTTGGATTGTAGCGTCAACATTGGTATCACTAACGCGACAGATGCGTTTTTTGGTTGCGATTCGTCCCGGATTGGTATCGCCTGGAGTAGCAGCACGGATGGCAGCAACCTTTGATCGGCTTTCTGGTGGGCGCTTGCTGATTAATGTGGTCACAGGTGGTGATCCTGTGGAGTTAGCAGGAGATGGCTTACATTTGGGTCATGACGATCGCTATGAATTAACAGATGAATTTTTGACAGTGTGGCGAGCGATCGCCAGTGGTGAACAAGCAAATCTCCAAGGGGATTATTTCAACATTCAGGATGGCAAGTTGTTGTTTCCCCCTGTTCAGAAGCCACATCCGCCATTGTGGTTTGGTGGTTCCTCTCCCATCGCCCAAAAGATTGCAGCCAAGCACGTAGATGTCTACTTAACTTGGGGTGAACCACCTGCACAAGTAGCCGAGAAGATTGCAACTGTTCGCAGATTGGCAGAGGCAGAAGGACGGACTTTGCGATTTGGGATTCGTCTACACGTGATTGTGCGAGAAACCGAGAGTGAAGCTTGGGATGCAGCGAATCAATTGATTCGGTATGTAGATGACGAGGCGATCGCCAAAGCCCAAAAAGCTTATGCCCGCATGGATTCAGTTGGACAGCGCCGGATGACACAGTTACACAAAGGCGATCGTGAGGCATTAGAAATTAGCCCGAATCTATGGGCAGGAGTGGGTTTAGTGCGCGGTGGTGCTGGAACCGCCCTAGTAGGTGATCCCCAAACCGTTGCCGCCAGGATATTAGAGTATGCAGATTTGGGGATTGAGTCTTTTATTCTCTCTGGTTATCCCCATTTAGAAGAAGCTTATCGAGTAGCAGAACTACTATTTCCGCATCTGCCATTAGAGAACCTACCCGCAGTTGAGCAACAGCACGTTTTGAGTCCATTTGGCGAAATTGTTGCCAACCAAGATTTTCCTAACCAGTCCAAGGAGAAAGCCACATCCATTTCTTAG
- the ssuE gene encoding NADPH-dependent FMN reductase has translation MTNILAIAGSPSHPSRTYGILEYSSKLLQQQGLHVDIISARDLPAEDLVFGRYDSPALEQPKALLAKADGVIIATPIYKAAYTGVLKAFLDLLPQKSLTGKVVLPIATGGTIAHLLAVEYALKPILSELGARHILATIYAVDKQLERLPDGSVQPDAEIEQRLKDVLKEFVAGVKYSAAAPPELAHAN, from the coding sequence ATGACTAATATTCTTGCGATCGCCGGTAGTCCATCACATCCTTCTAGAACCTACGGAATTTTGGAATATAGTTCCAAGCTTTTACAGCAGCAAGGCTTACACGTAGACATAATTTCAGCTAGAGATTTACCTGCTGAAGATTTGGTTTTTGGACGCTATGACAGCCCAGCTTTGGAACAGCCAAAAGCCTTACTTGCAAAAGCAGATGGTGTAATTATTGCCACCCCTATTTACAAAGCTGCTTACACAGGTGTACTCAAAGCATTTTTAGACTTGCTGCCCCAGAAATCATTAACAGGAAAAGTTGTATTACCAATCGCTACGGGTGGGACGATTGCTCATTTGTTAGCAGTTGAATATGCCTTGAAACCCATCTTATCTGAATTAGGAGCGCGGCATATTCTAGCCACTATTTATGCGGTAGACAAACAACTTGAACGGCTACCTGATGGTAGCGTGCAGCCTGACGCAGAGATTGAGCAAAGACTCAAAGATGTTCTTAAAGAATTTGTCGCAGGTGTGAAATATTCTGCCGCAGCCCCTCCAGAATTGGCTCATGCCAACTAA
- the argF gene encoding ornithine carbamoyltransferase — MAALIGRDLLGLADLTPTELQELLQLATQLKSQQLKLQCNKVLGLLFSKASTRTRVSFTVAMYQLGGQVIDLNPNVTQVSRGEPVQDTARVLDKYLDILAIRTFAQEELETFAHYAKIPVINALTDLEHPCQVLADLLTIQESFGKLTGLTLTYVGDGNNVANSLMLGCALAGMNVRIATPSQYEPDPKIVEQARAIAGDKTEVILTHDPEVAAKGAAVLYTDVWASMGQEAEADNRFPIFQPYQISEQLLSLAEPEAIVLHCLPAHRGEEITEAVIEGSQSRVWEQAENRLHAQKALLASILGAE; from the coding sequence ATGGCAGCGTTGATTGGAAGAGATTTATTAGGTCTAGCGGATCTCACTCCCACGGAACTGCAAGAACTCCTGCAATTGGCAACCCAACTCAAGTCACAACAGCTGAAGTTGCAGTGCAATAAAGTATTGGGATTGTTGTTCTCTAAAGCGTCAACTCGCACGCGAGTAAGTTTCACTGTGGCGATGTACCAACTAGGGGGACAGGTAATTGACCTTAACCCTAATGTTACTCAAGTTAGCCGCGGGGAACCTGTGCAGGATACTGCGCGAGTGTTGGATAAATATTTGGATATTTTGGCAATTCGCACTTTTGCACAGGAGGAATTGGAAACTTTTGCTCACTACGCCAAAATTCCTGTAATTAATGCGCTGACAGATTTAGAACATCCCTGTCAGGTATTGGCTGATTTATTGACGATTCAAGAAAGCTTTGGCAAGCTGACTGGGTTAACTTTAACCTATGTGGGTGATGGTAATAATGTCGCTAATTCCCTGATGTTGGGTTGTGCTTTAGCAGGGATGAATGTCAGAATTGCCACGCCTAGTCAGTATGAGCCAGATCCAAAAATTGTAGAACAAGCAAGAGCGATCGCAGGTGATAAAACTGAAGTTATCCTCACTCATGACCCAGAAGTAGCAGCCAAAGGAGCTGCTGTGTTGTACACTGATGTATGGGCAAGCATGGGGCAAGAAGCTGAAGCAGACAATCGGTTCCCAATTTTCCAGCCCTACCAAATTTCCGAGCAGCTATTAAGCCTTGCTGAACCGGAGGCAATTGTTTTACACTGCTTACCAGCCCATCGCGGTGAAGAAATCACTGAGGCAGTTATCGAAGGTTCTCAATCACGAGTTTGGGAACAAGCAGAAAATCGCCTGCACGCCCAAAAAGCTTTGCTGGCTAGTATTTTAGGCGCAGAATAA
- the lexA gene encoding transcriptional repressor LexA: protein MERLTEAQQELYEWLAEYIRIHQHSPSIRQMMQAMNLKSPAPIQSRLEHLRVKGYIEWNEGKARTIRILHPVKQGVPILGTIAAGGLIEPFTDAVEHLDFSNLSLPAKTYALRVAGDSMIEDLIADGDLVFLLPVAEPDHLKNGTIVAARVDGYGTTLKRFYRSGDRVTLKPANRKYNPIEVSAMQVQVQGSLIGVWRGYN from the coding sequence ATGGAACGTTTAACAGAAGCTCAACAAGAACTTTACGAATGGTTGGCAGAATATATCCGAATTCACCAGCATTCGCCTTCAATTCGGCAAATGATGCAGGCGATGAATCTCAAGTCACCAGCACCAATTCAAAGCCGCTTGGAACATTTACGCGTTAAAGGATACATAGAATGGAATGAAGGTAAGGCGCGAACAATTCGGATTTTACATCCTGTTAAGCAAGGTGTACCGATTTTAGGAACAATTGCTGCTGGTGGTTTAATAGAACCCTTTACTGATGCTGTAGAGCATCTAGACTTTTCTAATTTATCATTACCTGCTAAAACCTACGCTTTGCGCGTAGCTGGCGATAGCATGATTGAGGATTTAATTGCTGATGGGGATTTAGTATTCCTGCTTCCAGTAGCAGAACCAGATCATCTCAAAAATGGTACTATTGTCGCCGCCAGAGTGGATGGCTACGGTACTACATTAAAGCGTTTTTATCGCAGTGGCGATCGCGTCACCCTCAAACCAGCAAATCGTAAATACAATCCCATTGAAGTCTCTGCAATGCAAGTACAGGTGCAAGGTTCTCTGATTGGCGTTTGGCGAGGTTACAACTAA
- a CDS encoding DNA phosphorothioation system restriction enzyme codes for MYLTSNPVQQLPTFRLKSPFVRESKGSYYSQPLPGCPRMPPSLQLRQYQRQAIASWFANNGRGTLKMATGSGKTITALAIASELYQQINLQVLLVVCPYRHLVTQWARECEKFNLQPILAFENLRTWQSQLSTQIYNLRSGSQRFVTIITTNSTLIGEGFQSQLKYFPAKTLIIGDEAHNLGAPKLEESLPRCVGLRLALSATPERYFDDYGTQSLFDYFGPVLKPEFTLRDAISQGALVHYLYYPILVELTEAESIAYLKLTKRIGRSLLYRERENGEAGFEDNEDLKPLLMQRARLIGAAENKLTALHKLMATRRETTHTLFYCSDGSQEAGQRSSLRQVKAVAKILGVDLGYKVSTYTAQTTLQEREILRHQFESGELQGLVAIRCLDEGVDIPAIQTAVILSSSGNPRQFIQRRGRVLRPHPAKERATIFDMIVLPPDLDRETIEVERNLLKKELRRFVEFADLADNAGEARMKLLDLQKRYGLLDI; via the coding sequence ATGTACCTAACGTCAAATCCAGTGCAGCAACTGCCCACTTTCCGATTAAAGTCACCATTTGTCAGGGAAAGTAAGGGCAGTTATTATTCGCAACCATTACCAGGATGCCCAAGAATGCCTCCATCTCTGCAATTACGGCAGTATCAGCGGCAAGCGATTGCTAGCTGGTTTGCTAATAATGGCAGAGGAACGCTGAAAATGGCTACTGGTAGTGGTAAAACAATCACGGCATTAGCGATCGCTAGTGAATTATATCAGCAGATTAATTTACAAGTCTTGTTGGTGGTGTGTCCTTATCGTCATCTCGTCACCCAATGGGCGCGAGAATGTGAAAAATTTAATTTACAACCTATTTTAGCTTTTGAGAATTTACGCACTTGGCAAAGTCAACTTTCTACGCAAATTTATAATCTGCGTTCTGGTTCTCAAAGATTTGTCACTATCATCACCACCAACTCTACTTTAATTGGCGAAGGGTTTCAGTCTCAACTCAAATATTTTCCCGCTAAGACTTTAATTATTGGCGATGAAGCGCATAATTTAGGCGCACCGAAGTTAGAAGAAAGTTTGCCGCGCTGTGTTGGTTTGAGACTGGCTTTATCTGCCACACCGGAGAGGTATTTTGATGACTATGGTACACAATCTTTATTTGATTATTTTGGCCCAGTTCTCAAACCAGAATTCACTTTGAGGGATGCTATTTCTCAAGGTGCTTTAGTACATTATTTGTATTACCCAATTTTGGTAGAATTAACGGAAGCTGAAAGTATTGCTTATTTAAAGCTAACTAAAAGAATTGGGCGATCGCTACTATATAGAGAGCGAGAAAATGGCGAAGCGGGATTTGAAGACAATGAAGATTTAAAGCCATTGTTGATGCAAAGAGCAAGATTAATTGGTGCAGCAGAAAATAAATTAACTGCCTTGCATAAGTTAATGGCAACTCGCCGCGAAACTACTCACACTCTTTTTTATTGCAGCGACGGTTCACAAGAGGCGGGACAACGTTCATCTCTACGCCAAGTTAAAGCTGTTGCTAAAATTCTGGGGGTGGATTTAGGATACAAGGTAAGCACTTATACAGCCCAGACAACTTTACAAGAAAGGGAAATTTTACGGCATCAATTTGAAAGTGGTGAATTGCAAGGTTTAGTAGCAATTCGCTGTTTAGATGAAGGTGTCGATATTCCGGCAATTCAAACTGCGGTGATTTTATCAAGTTCTGGTAATCCCCGTCAGTTTATCCAGCGACGGGGGCGAGTTTTACGTCCTCATCCGGCTAAAGAACGCGCGACAATATTTGACATGATTGTTTTACCCCCAGATTTGGATAGAGAAACTATAGAAGTCGAGCGTAATCTATTGAAAAAGGAATTGCGTCGCTTTGTAGAGTTTGCTGATTTGGCTGATAACGCTGGGGAAGCAAGAATGAAGTTACTTGATTTACAAAAGCGATATGGTTTATTAGATATTTGA
- a CDS encoding AAA family ATPase — protein MKLTSIKLCNFRSFYGTTPEIIIAGEDVHNTTIIHGNNGSGKTSLLNAFTWVLYDKFSAAFASIEQLVNKRAIAEAQKGQAVECWVEIGWEHECKRYRVKRACRGYKSESDFDAGKTQLTMWVGADDGKWNIPTQQPDDIINQILPATLHQYFFFDGERIEEIVRSDKKAEIAEATKIFLGVEVINRSIRHLGDAKKTLENELKAIGDSQTKQLLRQQEKIEREREHITKRQTEIKEELEYQQTFKKETSNRLRELSAAKELQERWQDLESQKTANQEEYKKTKEALKKVISARGYTVLLSETTAQFREIINDLKQRGELTSGISREFVNDLLNSQRCICGAELHEGNHSHTHVSTWLNRAGSSAVEETAIRMSAQVDEIDKQAIGFWEEVDREQSRINQLRQTISQIEGDLDNIQERLRKDANEEISNLQKRLDEIESKIDELNREQGANQQQIAQLTTEIEGLNKQIAKQKLNEDKQTLAQRRINATQDAIERLTEVRNRQEQQFRLQLEKRVQEIFTEISVTPYIPKISDKYELTLVENTTGIEAPVAASTGENQILSLSFIASIIDKVREWSEKRKMMMIPDSSTFPIVMDSPFGSLDENSRRHIAKTIPQLANQLIVLVTKTQWRGEVETEMTDRIGREYVLTYYSSKPDCEQDYIELGEERYPLVKQSPNEFEYTEIIAVERNG, from the coding sequence ATGAAGCTGACTTCAATCAAGCTATGCAACTTTCGCTCCTTTTATGGTACGACACCAGAGATAATCATCGCTGGAGAAGATGTTCACAATACAACGATTATTCATGGTAATAATGGCTCTGGCAAAACGAGTTTACTAAATGCCTTTACGTGGGTATTGTATGATAAATTTAGTGCAGCGTTTGCATCGATAGAACAGTTAGTAAATAAGCGTGCGATCGCAGAAGCTCAAAAAGGTCAAGCTGTAGAATGTTGGGTGGAAATTGGCTGGGAACATGAATGTAAACGCTATCGAGTTAAACGCGCCTGTCGGGGTTATAAAAGCGAAAGTGATTTTGATGCTGGCAAAACTCAATTAACCATGTGGGTTGGTGCGGATGATGGTAAATGGAATATACCAACTCAGCAACCAGACGATATAATTAATCAAATTTTACCCGCTACTTTACATCAATATTTTTTCTTTGACGGTGAACGAATTGAAGAAATAGTTCGTTCTGATAAAAAAGCTGAAATTGCTGAAGCTACAAAGATTTTCTTGGGTGTAGAGGTAATTAACCGTTCCATCAGACATTTGGGAGATGCTAAAAAAACTTTAGAAAATGAGTTAAAAGCGATTGGTGATTCCCAAACTAAACAACTGTTACGGCAGCAAGAGAAGATAGAACGCGAACGTGAACATATTACCAAACGGCAAACAGAAATTAAAGAAGAATTAGAATATCAACAAACTTTTAAAAAAGAGACAAGTAACCGTTTACGAGAATTGAGCGCTGCTAAGGAATTGCAAGAAAGATGGCAGGATTTAGAGTCACAGAAGACGGCGAATCAAGAAGAATATAAAAAAACCAAAGAAGCACTGAAAAAAGTTATCTCTGCACGGGGTTATACTGTTTTACTATCAGAAACTACAGCACAGTTTCGAGAAATTATCAATGATTTGAAGCAGCGAGGCGAGTTAACATCAGGAATTTCGCGCGAATTTGTGAATGATTTACTGAATTCTCAACGCTGTATTTGTGGCGCAGAATTACATGAGGGTAATCATTCTCATACTCATGTGAGTACCTGGTTAAATAGAGCAGGTTCCTCGGCAGTGGAAGAAACTGCAATTCGGATGAGCGCTCAAGTTGATGAAATTGATAAGCAAGCAATAGGTTTTTGGGAAGAGGTTGATAGAGAACAAAGTAGAATTAATCAGTTAAGGCAAACGATATCTCAGATTGAAGGCGATTTAGATAATATTCAAGAACGGTTGCGAAAAGATGCTAATGAAGAAATTAGCAATTTACAAAAACGCTTAGATGAAATTGAAAGTAAAATTGATGAATTAAATCGAGAACAGGGTGCAAATCAGCAGCAAATTGCTCAACTGACAACTGAAATTGAAGGTTTAAACAAGCAAATCGCCAAACAAAAGCTGAATGAAGACAAGCAAACTCTAGCACAGCGACGAATTAACGCCACTCAAGATGCAATTGAACGGTTAACGGAAGTTAGAAATCGTCAAGAACAACAATTTCGCCTGCAACTAGAAAAGCGAGTACAAGAGATATTCACAGAGATTTCTGTAACTCCATACATTCCTAAAATTAGCGATAAATATGAACTGACATTAGTAGAAAATACTACAGGTATAGAAGCACCAGTTGCAGCATCTACTGGGGAAAATCAAATTCTCAGTTTATCCTTTATAGCCAGCATCATTGACAAAGTGCGAGAATGGAGTGAGAAGCGGAAAATGATGATGATTCCCGATAGTAGCACTTTCCCAATTGTCATGGATTCACCCTTCGGTAGTTTGGATGAGAATTCGCGGCGACACATTGCGAAGACAATTCCCCAATTAGCGAATCAGTTGATAGTTTTAGTTACTAAGACTCAGTGGCGCGGTGAAGTTGAAACGGAAATGACAGACAGAATTGGTAGAGAATATGTGCTTACGTATTATTCTTCTAAACCTGATTGCGAACAAGATTATATTGAGTTGGGTGAAGAAAGATATCCTTTGGTGAAACAAAGTCCGAACGAGTTTGAGTATACGGAAATTATCGCAGTTGAACGGAATGGGTAA
- a CDS encoding Uma2 family endonuclease has protein sequence MVASSDRNYMSPQEYLEWEERQEIKYEYIDGEVFAMTGGTLPHTTIALNLASALKIHLRGSECLPFMADAKVGVSEKGPFHYPDVVVSCDERDKQAIEFLQYPCLIVEVLSPSTEAYDRGKKFTRYRRIQTLQEYVLIDAEKIGLDCFRLNDRGLWELHPYEAGDEVHLTSVDFKFPISLVYEDVQFAI, from the coding sequence ATGGTTGCGAGTTCAGACAGAAATTATATGTCTCCCCAAGAATATCTGGAATGGGAAGAACGCCAAGAAATTAAATATGAATATATTGATGGTGAAGTTTTCGCCATGACTGGGGGTACTCTTCCCCATACAACTATTGCTTTAAACTTAGCTTCAGCGTTAAAAATTCATCTAAGAGGGAGTGAGTGTCTTCCCTTTATGGCGGATGCGAAAGTAGGTGTATCTGAGAAGGGGCCTTTTCATTATCCCGATGTTGTGGTGAGTTGCGATGAACGGGACAAACAAGCTATTGAATTTCTCCAATATCCTTGTTTAATTGTTGAAGTTCTTTCCCCTAGCACAGAAGCTTACGACCGAGGTAAAAAATTTACGCGGTATCGTCGCATTCAGACTTTGCAAGAATACGTCCTCATCGATGCTGAAAAAATTGGTTTAGATTGCTTCCGGTTAAATGATAGAGGACTCTGGGAGTTACACCCTTATGAAGCAGGGGATGAAGTTCATTTAACTAGTGTTGATTTTAAATTTCCTATTTCTTTGGTTTATGAGGATGTTCAGTTTGCAATATAA
- a CDS encoding Uma2 family endonuclease: MSIKTEATIEDLYHLPDNCKAEIVNGKLVLMSPTGFLPGRAGGEIYASLRDYERLTKSGYALPDNVGFIVNLPNRRSLSPDAAFYTGKPTGGKFLNGAPIFAAEVRSENDYGDKAEKDMASKRRDYFAAGTLVVWDVDVLKEEVIRVYRASNPEEPQVYRRGEVAEAEPAVPGWIMLVDNLFV, from the coding sequence ATGAGTATTAAAACTGAAGCAACTATTGAAGATTTGTACCACTTACCTGACAATTGTAAAGCAGAGATTGTCAATGGAAAATTGGTGCTGATGTCTCCAACTGGATTTTTACCAGGACGTGCAGGTGGTGAAATTTATGCAAGTCTACGGGATTATGAACGTCTGACAAAAAGTGGTTACGCTTTGCCTGATAATGTCGGTTTTATTGTCAATCTCCCTAATCGCCGTTCTTTAAGTCCTGATGCTGCGTTTTATACTGGCAAACCTACAGGTGGGAAGTTTCTTAATGGTGCGCCTATATTTGCTGCTGAGGTGAGAAGCGAAAATGATTACGGTGATAAGGCTGAGAAAGATATGGCTAGTAAACGCCGTGATTATTTTGCAGCTGGTACTTTGGTAGTTTGGGATGTAGATGTACTCAAAGAGGAAGTTATTAGAGTATATCGTGCTAGTAATCCTGAAGAACCGCAAGTGTATCGTCGTGGTGAGGTAGCCGAAGCTGAACCCGCAGTGCCAGGATGGATTATGTTAGTGGATAATTTGTTTGTTTAG
- a CDS encoding DNA phosphorothioation-associated protein 4, translating into MAETGRIRVAKDKAELVKDLTSSDGGTGPFNTFADVIVFAAALGAKHKRRVALGEISKREPSPIPQEQFIVRGYNTVINLIAIAETQDIKVLSLEEGNNNEKRNYIFEEYANGGLEILQAEMRGAVDYYERILLILSYERFQDNSQEEDFDLSKFLS; encoded by the coding sequence ATGGCTGAAACTGGCAGAATCAGGGTTGCTAAAGATAAGGCTGAGTTGGTGAAAGATTTAACATCTTCAGATGGTGGAACAGGGCCTTTTAATACTTTTGCTGATGTCATTGTGTTTGCAGCAGCATTGGGTGCAAAACATAAAAGGCGGGTGGCTTTAGGAGAGATTTCTAAAAGGGAACCGTCGCCAATACCCCAAGAACAGTTTATAGTCAGGGGATATAATACGGTAATAAATTTAATAGCAATTGCTGAAACTCAAGATATAAAAGTTTTATCTCTCGAAGAAGGAAACAATAACGAAAAACGTAATTATATTTTTGAAGAATATGCTAATGGTGGACTTGAAATATTACAAGCAGAAATGCGGGGTGCAGTAGATTATTATGAAAGAATTTTATTGATTCTCAGTTATGAAAGGTTTCAAGATAACTCTCAAGAAGAGGATTTTGATTTAAGCAAGTTTCTTTCATAA